cagggctcgaacccttgtcccctgcattggcaggtggattcttaaccactgtgccaccagggaagcccagtaaaataCATTCTTAGTTCACATCATCAAGATTTATTTAATGGATCCCTAAAATTCTTATATGGGAAAAGGGTGTCTTTGCAATGGAGAATTCAGACACATATTGCCTAAGCAGTCTAACTTATTGCCACCAATAATCAGTGTTAATGATTTGATGTACTGAGAAGGACAAAACATCATCAATGTAGTATTTTTGTCTAAAGTGATTAATATGAAGTTAACCATGAGGAAACAGTGCAACAACCCAAACTGAGAGACACTCTACAACAGAGGGACTCTTAAGACTAAATGACTAAATGCagagtcagctctacccaccaccagtccctcccatcaggaaacttacacaagcctcttagatagcctcatccaccagagggcagacagcagaagcaaggaggactacaatcctgcagcctgtggaacaaaaaccacattcacagaaaaacagacaagatgaaaaggcagagggctatgtatcagacgaaggaaaaagataaaaccccagaaaaacaactaaatgaagtggagataggcaaccttccagaaaaagaattcagaataatgatagtgaagatgatccaggacctcggaaaaagaatggaggcagggcttccctggtggcgcagtggttgagagtccgcctgccgatgcaggggacacgggttcgtgccccgggccgggaagatcccacatgccgcgtagtggcgaggcccgtgagccatggccactgagcctgcgcgtccggagcctgtgtcccgcaacgggagaggccacaacagtgagaggcccgcgtaccgccaaaaaaaaaaaaaaaaaaaagcccgggggcagcaacgaagacccaacgcagccaaaactaaatttattaaaataataaataaatacataaaagactAAACGCAGAGTGTAATCTTTGATTGGAGGTTGGATTGGACAAGAAATATAGCTATTAAgaacattttggggcttccctggcggcacagtggttaagaatccgcctgctaatgccggggacatgggttcgagtgctggtccgggaagatcccacatgccagagagcaactaagcctgtgcgtcactactgagcctgcgctctagagctcacgtaccacaactgctgagcctgcatgccaaaactactgaggcctgcacacctagagcccatgctccgcaacaggagaggccactgcaataagaagcccgcgcacctcaacaaagagtagccccgcttgccacaaccagagaaagcccatgcacagccaacgaagacccaacgcagccaaaaataaaaataaatttttttaaaaaaagaacattttagaaTAACTAGGGAAAGATTTGCATAGAACTGTATATAGAGCTACCAAAAATGTGGCCTTCAAAACTACCTGTTATTGGTCTAAGACAAGATAAGTACAAAAATGTTGAGTAAGTATTTGGAAACTTGCTTAGAAATTTGACAATGTCACAATATTCAAGACATGAATGATGGACTCATTGCATTAAACATAACATAGACCAATTCAGGTACTGTCAAACTTGCAAGGTGGTCACATGTGATATTAGTTTTGTGCATTAAGACCACATTACAGTGTGTATGTAAGTTTAGGGTTATTTTATCAATTAAAACCCCAAAATGTGATAAAATGTAagcatttctttataaatttttacaatcattttaatttttgaccaagtgtgacttttttttttttttttttttttgcggtacatggacctctcactgttgtggcctctcctgttgtggagcacaggctccagatgcacaggctcagcggccatggctcacgggcctagctgctccacggcatgtgggatcttcccagactggggcatgaacccgtgtcccctgcatcagcaggcgccaccagggaagccctgacttttaaaatttatagtttaataactaaattaagaaagtaaatttggtattattttttaatcctcatTTACTGATGGCAAAACAACCCACACTGTATGcttctgcaaaaaaaaccccacatttccTGAATGCAGCAGTAGTAGTAAACCACATGATGATAATGGAAGTGACTCCGAAGAAATGAAGGACAACCAAGGTCAAACCGCTTTTACTCTATGAGCCCTCATACACTGGGCTTGGGTTTTGATCACGTAGCACTAAAACCACAGTGAGTTCTTTGCAGAGATGTTTTGGTTAATAGAGCGACAAATCCACCAAAACTTCTGCAACATTTACATATAACACATGAAGAAATAAGttcaaaatcaaaagaattaTTTGAAAGAAAGAGTACTGAACTAAAAGTcaataaaaacagatacaaaatTGCCTACGTTAGCATTGTGGCCTTCTGAGAAAGGAGTACTTTTGGTTGCTAACtaagaaaaacatataccatTCCCAGGACATTAGTAAAAGACTATATCAAAGGTGTCTGCTTGGAAATCTTGACAAAGAAGGTAGTTCAAGTACAACTTTCCAATGACACCATGGCTTAAAGTACTCAAGATCTGGCTTATGATAGAGAAACTATTAACAAAGTTAGCAAAGTGTTTCTTCAATGCAATTTGAAGAATGACAGATTATTGctaatatgaaaattattttagtatttaatcACGAGGGTGATATAAGGATtcttttttatcagttttttgCTGACAAACATTAACTGACACTGATCTGTATAATAAAAGTAGAATCACATGTCAACAGATGAGATTTGAAGTTTAAGTGTTTGGAAGAATATGTTCCAATGGCACAGCTGCAAGACAGGGAAACAGTTTAGATTAAGGAGTTTGTGCTAGAACATAAATTAATACACTGCTTCCTTCATTGAGAAAACTCTTACTACATAAAAACCCCCCCACTGTTCTTAGTACAGtagtaaaaattgtgaattatgtAAAGCTAATGCattaaatttaaatgacttttaaattttattattattatttttttttagatgttgggggtaggagttttattaattaattaatttatttttgctgtgttgggtcttcgtttctgtgcgagggctttctctagttgtggcaagcaggggccactcttcatcgcggtgtgcgggcctctcactatcgcggcctctcgttgcggagcacaggcttcagacgtgcaggctcaatagttgtggctcacgggctcagttgctctgcggcatgtaggatcctcccaggccagggctcgaacccgcgtaccctgcattagcaggcatattctcaaccactgtgccaccagggaagccccctaaatgactctattttttgttttttttacagtacgcgggcctctcactgttgtggcctctcccgttgcggagcacaggctccagacgtgcaggctcagcggccatggctcaccggcctagccgctccgcagcatgtgggatcttcccggcccggggcacgaacccgtgtcccctgcatcggcaggcggactagcaaccactgtgccaccagggaagcccaatgactcTATTTTTGATCAACTGAAAGTTGATCATAAATATGCATATGTTATAATGCATGCTGAAGTACAATGGTTATGAAGAAGAAAGTACCTTGAGAATGAGGAACTACAGAATAAACTTAGtacttctaaaagaaaaacaataaccaTATGGTACCCAATTTTAAAGATCTCAATTAGACAGTAAAACATGCTTATTTGCCTGCTTTGTTtggtatttttttggtttttttggccgtgctgagcagcttgcgggatcttagttccccaaccaggaattgaacccaggccctcagcagtgaaactgtggagtcctaaccactggactgacagggaattcccagtttggTGTTTTCAATAATCTTAGTACTTTCACACAAGGAAGTAATTCAACATATTTTTCAGAAACAAACTCTAAGAGTAAAAATGAAAGTTACAAGCCTGAAGAACAGTTCCTATAGGTTAACATGTTTCACAGAATGTTCTGAATTATATTTTCCATAAAAAAATCCACACATAGGAAATTCATGCATCCAGAATTCTTTTTTCCCACTGAAATATaacttaaatttaattataactTGACAGGATAAATTACTGGAACTGACTACTTATGAAGCACTGAAGATGAACTCTGAAAATACAGTTACTATTAATCATTTCATGAGGTACCtaggtcaaatcattatgctgtacaccttaaacttatacagtgctgtatgtcaattatttctcaataaaactggaaggaaaaaaaagaaaatatagttattactGGCTTCatttggaaaaagtaaaaatgaaaatcctgAACTTATGAAACTACTTTAAAATCCACACTTCCATCCTCATTACTTTCACATTATTGCAGATCATTGTCTAAATTTTCTGTAGTGAAGgacttagattttaaaatttcaacctgCTGGCAGACCAATACTTTTGTAAAACACaatagaaataatttattagaaaaataaattaaaaagaggtacaggggcttccctggtggcgcagtggttgagagtccgcctgccgatgcaggggacacgggttcgtgccctggtccgggaagatcccacatgccgcggagcgactgggcccgtgagccatggccgctgggcctgcgcgtccagagcctgtgctccgcaacgggagaggccacggcagtgagaggtccgcataccaaaaaaaaaaaaaaaaaaaaaagaggtacaggacttccctggtggtgcagtggttaagaatctgcctgccaatggaagggacatgggttcaagccctggtccgggaagatcccacatgccacggagcagctaagcctgtgtgccacaactactgagcctgtgctctagagcccatgagccacaactattgagacaacatgccacaactactgaagcccacatgcctagagcccgtgctccgcaacaagagaagtcactgcaatgagaagcccgcgcactgcaacaaagagtagcccccgcttgccgcaacaagagaaagctcacacgcagcaacaaagacccaatacagccaataaataaataaataaatttaaataaataaataaataaaagaggtacAAATACAGCCCTGAGATGGGTTTATTatgagtattatttttttttaattaaaatgaagagGAAGAGCACCAACACagaaataatttacatatacATCATCCTCCAGGAGTAGGGCTGTCACCAATCCCACTTAGATTAATTAACAAGAAAGATATAAGCTATTTTGAcccattaaaaactttaaaaattaatacaaacagCACTTATTCAAAGTATGTGTCTAGATGTTAAGTACTGGGAATtgatacttttagttttttgcttCAATTATAGAATTAAAAGGTGATTGCTTTTATCAATCACTTACACTCACACTTTCAATGATCAACATGTATagttacagggaattccctggcagtccaatggttaggactcggcactttcagtGCCAGGGctcggattcaatccctggttggggaattaagatcctgcaagtcgcAGGGTGTGCCTGCTGCCCTGCCCcataaaaaaaaaggatagttatggaattcttttccttttcttattttatgctCATTTTGACTgtatttattgaaatgtaattttacGTCGGTCTGTTAAATCTTATTGTTAAAAATTTgagcttggggacttccctggtggtccagtgggtaagacttcacactcccaatgcaggggtcctgggtgcaatccctggtcagggaactagatcccacatgcatgctgccaactaagaagtccgcataccacaactaacaGCCAGCATggcacaacaaagatcccatgagCCACCAATTAAGAGCCGgcacacagcctaaataaataaataaataaatattttttaaaaggtttgcacttgtatttcttcttaatttacttttctaataattcctatttattgtgtttttaaaaagtattggtCTGCAACAGgttgaaaatttaaaatcaggGTCCTTCACTACAGAGAATTTAGATAACAATCTGCGTCAATGCATAATCTACCAAATATGAGAGTTATATCGTGTCACAAAGGAGAAGATCCCTGTTCTTAGGAAACAGTGATGAAGTATTTAAGAGTGAAGCATCATGTCTACAGTTCTCAAATGGTTcagccaaaacaaaaagagaaatacagaaacagatggtggagagaggggtaaaatatttacaagtggTGAATCAGTATGATAGGTATATGAGTATTCACTGTAATACTATTCTTGCAACATTTTTATAAGtgtaaaatttttcagaaaaaaaattgggggagaaaaaagtaatactaaaagagtggaaatatgtatatctataaccGATTCACCGTGCTGTAGAGCAGAAAGCAACgccaacactgtaaatcaactctactccaattaaaaaataaaaaataaaaaaggccccaacaacaaaaacaacaacaaataataacaataataaaaagtgTTGCTTCACATCATTTATAAAACTAATAATGCCGGCACTTCCCTGGTGAttcagcagttaagactccgtgctcccaatgcagggggcccgggttcgatccctggacagggaactagatcctgcatgccgcaactaaagttCCCACACCCCGCAAccaaagatcccacacgctgcaatgaagatcccgtgtgccacaactaagacccagcgcagccaaataaataaataaataaatgttaaaacaaacaaacaaacaaacaaataatgccAAACTTTTTTCTAAGGTATATTTTCACTAGATGAAATAATAGTTGGaaactagaaattatttttaagagtatCAACTTTAGGGGAAATTATATTTACAGAGAGTAAACAAGTCTAATTAATTACTgtcaaggaaaataaatgtgACCATCTATAAAATTATTGATTGGCAGGCACTTCATCTGTTCTTGTCCAGCTCTAAATTACAGATCTGctgttttcatattaaaattttaaataaatggagaagaagaaattctgGGCATGTGGTTCTCATCTAGAATGGCCAAGAGTATTAAGCCTATAATGTTTTTCTAAACTCGTAACAAACCTatgaatcaatttaaaaaataatattaagatgAGGAAATAATATCAGAATCAAATTTCTCTCCTAGTACTTTCAATTCTCACCTAATTTCAAACGTTTCACTGGGGCTGATACATCAACGTTAAGGGAAGTAATAAGGGGAGAAATAGCCAAAGTCACAAAGCACGGCATGAGTAAGTGAAACCAAATACTTAACTctcacattttcttgtttctgttcAGCTAACCACTTCATAATGCCCTCAACTACATTACCATATGTAAAAGAACCTTTCTCATATTCCCTGATAATCAATGGAACCACTGTTTTCCTTGAGTTCAAATATAAATCTTCCACAATATTAAGATGGGTTGGAATGAGGACAGATGTCTAACACCAATTAGAAAGATGCTCCTTTTTAAAAGTACTAGTTTTGAAGTCTGCGAATGTCATCTTACCTGACTTCTTCACCAGCAAAATCAAACACCTTGGTGATTttaactttttctgtttctttaggtTTCTCTAGCTCTTCTGCTTTGACCAACAATTTACTTGAACTTGTCTCTtcagcctcctctcctctctATGAAAAAAGTGTAATCAGTTTCATATAAGGATGAAAACTAAAAGATCCACCCAAACATGTTgtttccttaaatatttcatcTCTAAACAGTTAAATGCttattgaaaatttatttaattagaaaggcttgtgtttcctaccATAAGGAATGCTTTGCTTTTTACTTAGTAGAGTTACTATTAAAAGGCATCTAGTCTGATTTCTGTCGTAAGCCTCAAATCTCAGTtcgtaaatttaaaaaatctatctggAGAACTTCCAGCATCTCTGGGGAAGCATTCATCCCATTCATCTATTAACTTACTTTAACTTGTGTACGCGGAGGCCCTTTTGATTTTGGTCCTACGTCATTGAGGAAGCTGGCCCATAGttcatcttccttctttttccttgcaTTCTCTGACTCAATGCCTTTTTCTGGCTCTGCAGCTGCGTCTTCCTCCTCACTACTACTTCCTCCAGATTCCTCGTTGGCATCCTCCTCGTCCTCTTCTTCTAATGAGAGGCCACCTTGTTTTCTCTTCCTAATCACCAACAGtcacaaggaaaaggaaagacaagacaaacaggaaaaataatttcagttatcCCTTCCTGAATTCCAAACATAATATTGCAAATATCAGAAAACTTTTAAATCTGGGGACTACTGGTTAACACGCCTGATAGGGGAAGTGGGAGAGGTACGCTGAGAttttgtggaagaaaaaaagaactgagcTCTTACAGTTAGCATTTTCCCAAAGCATTTAGAATCAAAATACAGTGTTCTACTTCTAAGTTAGGACCAGCTATTTTCACCAAGAAAATACCCACAATCACCTCACAGAATCAATCTGTTCAGAAAGAGGGTTCTAATTACATACATATGCCCGGtacttttgactttttaaaagtcactccATTTGGGGAACAGAGATTGAAGAGAACCTCAGATTTATTTGCACCGTTTCTCCCCAGAGTtctgagggggtggggagtggggaatcCATGTTTCTTCCCACCTTCTGAAGATATGAAAGCTGGAATATACAAAAGCCAAGGATAAAAGAACTGGGTCCAAGACTTAAAAGAGTAAACTGTTTCTTAAGACTATTCTAACTTCAAGTGAATCACCTAATACTCAAAATTATCTTTCTACAATCTGCTTTTTGCTTCAATGTCCAGGAATACAGAAACACcaatcaaagagaataaaagactTGTATTGAAAGACTCCCTTTTTGAGTTAATGAAATAATTGATGGaaactagaaattatttttaagagtatCAACTTTAGGGGAAATTATATTTACAGAGAGTAAACAAGTCTAATTAATTACTgtcaaggaaaataaatgtgACCATCTATAAAATTATTGATTGGCAGGCACTTCATCTGTTCTTGTCCAGCTCTAAATTACAGACCTGctgttttcatattaaaattttaaatttggtgggagTGCAATTCAGTACCAGGCTTATAGAAGGTAATTTGCCTAtacctataaatttttttttttactacatatAACCCTGGGTCAAACAATTCTACTTCTACAGATCTAATTTACAAATATACATGTGTACAAAGACACATAAGAAGAATATTCACTGCAGTCTTATTTGCTGTAGTAAAGATGAGGACAATCTAAAGGTCTCTCAATAAAGGAagtttaaataaagtttaaataaagTAAGGTCTGTCCAGTAATGTAACACTATGCAGtcactgaaaagaaaaagctataGCTAAATATACTGCCATAGTATATCTCCAAGATGTGAAATAAGGAAAGTGAGAAATGATATGCAGAGTATGCTACtattcgtttctttttttttttttaaagagtagggaatgtagggaattccctggcggtccagttgttagggcttcccatgcttccactgcagggggcatgggttcgatccctggtcagggaagtaagatcccatgAGCCGCATGgccgaaaaaagaaaaagtaggaaatacatatatacatgattGTACATACACAGAATTATCTCTGTTAACATAATTCTTCTGAGACAAAGCAACAAGGGCTAGAGATGGGGTACATATTTTTTGTAgcaattgcttttttcttttcttttggccaaaccacatagcttgtgggatcttagttccccgaccagggattgaacccaggccctggcattgGAAAGGCAGAGttctaacccctggactgccagggaattcctggcttTTCAATTTTAAACCAGGTGCACATATTacctattaactttttaaaattaaagctcaaaaaattttaaagtttgccAGAGAATAAGAATTTAATCCTAAAATGTCGCCACATATTTCCCTCAGTGAGAAAAAGGTTAGAAACCCTGGCATAAGAAATCTATCATCAGACCAATCCCAGCAATCTGGAAGGTTATGATAACAGCCCCTGACTTCTAAGGGCCCTGAGGGCAGCATCACCTGGCCGGAATGCTCtgagcctttctttttctctctttggttTTCTGGGTCTGCTCTTCACCATCCACTTCATCTTCCTTCACTAATTCATTTACATCATCTTCACTATACTCTCCACCTGAAATCACATAACAGGGTGGTCAGACAGACAGGAATAAAGGTTTTCACATCAAGATGAGacattttcattaagaaaaaaatgtactacTTTCCTGTTCTTCACCAGACTAAAATATCAATTCCGGAGGGACGTCTTTCCTATTCCTGAAGACTAGGCTAAGTTCCCCTATTCTAGGCCTCCAGGGCAGTCCATATTTCCCTCCTTAACGCACCCCACTTATATTTAATGTTTGCAATTTCTGCTATGCTCCACACACCATGAGGACATGGATCCGCATGTCTTTAGAAGtatatgctgaatgaatgaacagaagcTGCAAACtgactactgtacttttcaaaaaAGAAACTCATGTTTCCACCTCACCTTGTATATCTTTCAAAAGTAAGCAAAGGATACCTTGTCTTATCAATAAAAGAGGTTTAGAAAGAGGTTTTAAACACTTCAAGTTAGACatagcagaaaaaaacaaacacatctgCTTCCCATCTTCAGACACTGACATTCTGGGGTCCCCAACAAAAGTGTTGCTTGGATGCCCAGTCTGACCACATTCTATGGGTACCAGTCAATACATCCTGTACACACAGAGATTCAACcagttgttcttcttttttacttCACATAGCTTTTATTTGAAGTATAACACACCAAAAAGCACACAAACTAATGTACAGGTCAACGACATTAGGCAAAGTGAACACACTTGTATAATTAGACCCAGTTTAAGAAGCAGAACATGACCAGAATTGCAGAAGGCCCCTGTTCCAATCAGGAGCCACCACCCACATCCCACaggtaaccactatcctgaatTCTAACATCATAAATTAGTTCCATCTGTTCTTGAGCCTTAACCAGAAGCCCACAACATGTACCCTTGCGCCCAGCTTTTTTGACTCAACGTTCTATTCGTAAGTCACCCAGTTGCTTCCATGTAGCTGTAGCTTATTCATTCTCATCCctaatattatttcattgtatgactttaccacaatttatttatccattcctctggtgatggacatttggtttgggGCCATTACAAACAGGGCGGTTTTGAACATTCCTGCACATCAAATTAGTTTTTAAGTATTTCACTCACAATGAACTAGGACCACCAAACAATGAGGAAAGCTTCCAATATCAAAGGTAAgactgaaaacaaacagaaaggaattaagaggaaacaaaattagaaaaataaaaacctttataaTTTATATCCTCAAAGAGACATCCACAAAACAAGAATAAGATGActaaaaaattttcagaaaatgaaaaaaataattataaaactcttgAAAACTACAAATATGATAGCACAgattaggtaaaaaaaaaagagaacaaagataaTGAGACTGAGCCAGCCCTACTAAAATCTGGAGAATAAGCATTTGAGGGCATCGGAATAGTAAATATAAGGGTTCTAAAATGGAAGCAAATTTGGCATCTTAGACACCAAGTGGTAAGTGAAAGTGAAAAGACTGAACACACAAATGTAATTCTGCTTCCTCCTGAAACCTGAGTAAAATCACTAGGACAAAAGGACTTTGAAAACACAAACCCACAGTGGTGGGTACCCAGCTATACTGTATTTGTTTAtacaaatagaatataaaaaggcaaaattacaaggaaaaacagaaaactaatgaAAATTGCTATCTGTAAGGGTCAGGGCAGAAGACAGTGGGGTAAGCAGGGGCAACAGAAGCAAGAGTTCTCAGTGTTTATTGCTCCACAGAATTCTGAAAATCCCTTAAATTGAGCAaagtttaaataaacaaataaacataaccAAACTGATAACACAAGCCATAAAGAAAGGATTTACTccaaggaatttatttatttttaatgaatttatttatttttggctgttgggtcttcgatgctatgtgtgggctttcgCTAGCTGCGGCaagccgggggctactcttcgttgcggtgctagggcttctcatcgcggtggcttctcttgttgcagagcacgggctctagccgcgtgggcttcagtagttgcagcatgcaggctcagtagttgtggctcacgggctctagagcacaggctcagtagttgtggcgcacgggcttaattgctccgtggcatgtggcatggggcatgtgggatcttctcagaccagggatcgaacccgtgtcccctgcattggcaggcagattctcaaccactgcgccaccagggaagcccc
Above is a genomic segment from Kogia breviceps isolate mKogBre1 chromosome 18, mKogBre1 haplotype 1, whole genome shotgun sequence containing:
- the CFDP1 gene encoding craniofacial development protein 1 isoform X2 → MEEFDSEDFSTSEEDEDYVPSGGEYSEDDVNELVKEDEVDGEEQTQKTKERKRKAQSIPARKRKQGGLSLEEEDEEDANEESGGSSSEEEDAAAEPEKGIESENARKKKEDELWASFLNDVGPKSKGPPRTQVKRGEEAEETSSSKLLVKAEELEKPKETEKVKITKVFDFAGEEVRLKRSSGMSSLLGKIGAKKQKMSTLEKSKLDWESFKEEEGIGEELAIHNRGKEGYIERKAFLDRVDHRQFEIERDLRLSKMKP
- the CFDP1 gene encoding craniofacial development protein 1 isoform X1 yields the protein MEEFDSEDFSTSEEDEDYVPSGGEYSEDDVNELVKEDEVDGEEQTQKTKERKRKAQSIPARKRKQGGLSLEEEDEEDANEESGGSSSEEEDAAAEPEKGIESENARKKKEDELWASFLNDVGPKSKGPPRTQVKRGEEAEETSSSKLLVKAEELEKPKETEKVKITKVFDFAGEEVRVTKEVDATSKEAKSFFKQNEKEKPQANVPSALPSLPAGSGLKRSSGMSSLLGKIGAKKQKMSTLEKSKLDWESFKEEEGIGEELAIHNRGKEGYIERKAFLDRVDHRQFEIERDLRLSKMKP